A portion of the Sabethes cyaneus chromosome 3, idSabCyanKW18_F2, whole genome shotgun sequence genome contains these proteins:
- the LOC128743326 gene encoding zinc finger HIT domain-containing protein 2, which yields MEQEEICKICNVASSKYCCPRCNILYCSLGCYKSAQHEQCSESFYRENVIQEMAMTQNVTQQAAAGETSQSMVEILKRLDGSVTEWNDDDDNDDSNCLASLEEIDSDDDDEETVLELADRLEGVNFDDADAIWERLTDEERKEFQGMLENGDISKILPEIIPWWLRDYKVELIQPSGNDDTSEGEKFLLEQCPAIRTNVTDVTNLSSKTPSPLIKFNLINILAGYSFLYRYFNGDFDGCTQEAANILISISGNLKANNVYDSEAIAVKAVCHDCQVEHLPSDEDTSRLLSEDVRALLRGPPSCGAKHRKHFLLAALSDIRRLFGQAKTYSTQKVLKAAVSESEGSKGAFSTKYNNADAGHRKNVELAKLKACLKKIDYMLAYVQYHM from the exons ATGGAGCAGGAAGAAATTTGTAAAAT ATGCAACGTCGCTTCCTCAAAATATTGCTGCCCAAGATGTAACATATTGTACTGCTCTTTGGGATGCTACAAATCTGCACAACACGAGCAGTGCTCCGAGAGCTTCTACCGAGAAAATGTCATACAGGAAATGGCTATGACTCAGAATGTTACCCAACAGGCTGCGGCAGGAGAGACGTCCCAAAGCATGGTAGAAATCCTTAAACGATTGGACGGTTCCGTTACTGAGTggaatgacgacgacgacaacgatgacAGCAACTGCTTAGCTAGTCTGGAAGAAATCGATTCGGATGATGATGACGAAGAAACCGTACTGGAGTTGGCTGATCGGTTGGAAGGTGTTAACTTCGATGACGCTGACGCTATATGGGAACGATTGACCGACGAAGAAAGGAAAGAGTTTCAAGGAATGCTGGAGAATGGAGACATTAGTAAAATACTGCCGGAGATTATACCCTGGTGGTTACGGGACTACAAGGTGGAGCTAATTCAGCCATCCGGCAACGATGATACATCCGAAGGAGAGAAGTTTCTTCTGGAACAGTGTCCTGCTATACGGACAAATGTTACGGATGTTACTAATCTGTCTAGTAAAACGCCTTCGCcgttaattaaatttaatttgattaatATACTGGCAGGCTACAGCTTCCTTTATCGGTATTTTAACGGTGACTTTGATGGGTGTACTCAGGAAGCGGCCAACATTCTAATATCGATTAGTGGGAATCTAAAAGCGAATAACGTGTATGACTCGGAAGCGATAGCTGTAAAAGCGGTATGCCACGATTGCCAGGTGGAACATCTACCGAGCGATGAGGACACCAGTCGTTTACTGAGCGAAGACGTACGGGCGCTACTTCGAGGACCACCGAGCTGTGGAGCGAAACATCGAAAGCATTTCCTACTGGCGGCACTGTCGGACATCCGCCGGTTGTTCGGTCAAGCTAAAACTTACAGCACCCAAAAAGTACTTAAGGCGGCAGTGAGTGAAAGTGAAGGTTCTAAAGGAGCATTTAGCACCAAATACAACAACGCAGATGCTGGTCATCGGAAAAATGTCGAACTAGCCAAGTTGAAAGCTTGTTTAAAGAAAATTGACTATATGTTGGCATATGTTCAGTACCATATGTAA
- the LOC128742074 gene encoding probable ribonuclease ZC3H12B isoform X2 codes for MLITSNYSQKQYLDSLCVTEAEDSSYDSDCEGDDLSHQQVSRTTSDTLGQEFAEYVCQSDHQLQLFQDRSSGYTQRVEFALKLGYTERLVQAALQRLGPNPAQNELLAELIKLGSQPGVKGASEFAVDSGLSDPLLAGSSEYGAPSLMLPSAGGGLVIGASTSASEESLRPIVIDGSNVAMSHGNKEVFSCRGIRLCVDWFKNRGHKDITVFVPKWRKESARPDNPVKDGEILNELEKERMLVFTPSRLVGGKRMVCYDDRYILKLAAENDGIVVSNDNYRDLVQESSEFKKVVEERVLMYSFVNDRFMPPDDPLGRSGPTLENFLRVQPRKGDPPPPCPYGKKCTYGNKCKFYHPERGSLPHKSVTERLSEYAARHLQARSGAGVGDGTSGTGVGNRNVLQGKSLSVPLSNSSSETSPINDKRKALCRTRSNVPPDSSSTSSNLFNINLGDQMQQSQPLHAQQHSYMPTPNWDHSPLPLPHNLVDSQLFPKSHSIENISKETYSQHHHSNSYSASLWNRQQQQQQQQQQQQQQQQLSASQSQQQLGEPCDRSLDPSVNLHRKLQRQLTLNPAGCDPRIYQLQRNNAALAGQQQPQHHSTVQLSPHRPLAPSLSGGARPNPAAQWDLHQNVTRIASAPDPSRPWHTGPPPASSSEPHINLWPPPPTAQQQQQQQQVAQTVSGSVMGQPAPVTPTQTHQQLQDQRRRLHYHLASIFPEEQVQAVLQMYPDETNPQKICAAILAMFPKM; via the exons CAATACCTCGACTCGCTATGTGTAACCGAAGCCGAAGACTCCAGCTACGATAGTGACTGCGAAGGAGATGATCTGTCCCATCAACAAGTGTCACGCACAACGAGTGACACGCTGGGACAGGAATTTGCCGAGTATGTCTGCCAATCAGACCATCAGTTGCAGTTATTTCAGGATAGATCTTCCGGATATACGCAACGGGTGGAGTTCGCTTTAAAGTTGGGCTACACTGAAAGGCTTGTTCAGGCGGCTCTGCAGCGGCTAGGACCAAACCCGGCCCAGAACGAGCTGCTTGCCGAGCTGATCAAGTTGGGCTCCCAGCCCGGTGTTAAAGGTGCTAGTGAATTTGCGGTAGATAGTGGCCTAAGTGATCCATTGCTGGCGGGATCATCCGAGTATGGGGCACCGAGTTTGATGCTCCCCTCTGCGGGGGGTGGTTTAGTGattggcgccagtaccagtgcCAGTGAAGAATCTCTTCGTCCAATAGTGATAGATGGTAGCAATGTGGCGATGAGCCACGGTAATAAGGAGGTGTTTTCCTGTAGAGGTATTCGGTTATGTGTAGATTGGTTCAAAAATCGAGGCCATAAAGATATTACGGTTTTCGTACCGAAGTGGCGCAAAGAGAGTGCCCGACCGGACAACCCGGTCAAAGATGGCGAAATTCTGAACGAGCTGGAGAAGGAGCGAATGCTGGTGTTCACACCTTCGCGGCTGGTCGGCGGGAAACGTATGGTCTGCTACGACGACAGGTACATTCTAAAG CTCGCTGCCGAGAACGACGGCATCGTGGTATCAAACGATAACTATCGTGATCTAGTGCAGGAGAGCTCTGAGTTCAAGAAGGTGGTCGAAGAACGTGTGCTGATGTACTCGTTCGTCAATGATCGTTTCATGCCCCCGGATGATCCACTCGGTCGTTCCGGGCCAACGTTGGAGAACTTTTTGCGCGTCCAACCGCGCAAAGGCGATCCGCCGCCACCCTGTCCGTATGGCAAAAAGTGCACTTACGGAAACAAGTGTAAGTTTTACCATCCCGAGAGGGGTAGCTTGCCGCACAAATCGGTAACGGAACGACTGTCGGAGTACGCAGCCCGCCACTTGCAGGCTAGAAGTGGTGCAGGTGTAGGGGACGGTACCAGCGGTACCGGCGTCGGCAACCGGAATGTACTCCAAGGAAAATCCCTCAGCGTACCCCTGTCGAACAGCAGTAGTGAAACTAGTCCAATTAATGACAAACGAAAAGCATTAT GTCGCACAAGATCCAACGTACCTCCGGACAGTAGCAGCACCAGTAGTAATTTATTCAACATTAATCTGGGCGATCAGATGCAACAGTCGCAGCCGCTGCATGCCCAGCAGCATTCGTACATGCCAACACCGAACTGGGACCATTCACCTCTTCCGCTGCCCCACAATTTAGTCGATTCGCAATTATTTCCCAAATCTCATAGCATAGAAAATATCTCAAAGGAGACGTACAGCCAGCATCATCATTCGAATAGTTACAGTGCATCACTGTGGAATcgtcaacagcaacaacaacagcagcagcagcaacaacaacaacagcaacagctgtCGGCTTCGCAATCCCAGCAGCAACTGGGCGAACCATGCGATCGCAGCCTGGACCCAAGTGTAAACCTGCACCGTAAGCTGCAGCGACAGCTGACGCTCAATCCGGCAGGATGTGATCCTCGAATCTATCAGTTGCAGCGCAACAATGCAGCACTCGCGGGACAGCAGCAACCTCAGCATCATTCGACCGTACAACTATCGCCTCATCGACCTTTGGCACCTTCTCTCAGCGGTGGGGCCCGACCGAATCCGGCGGCTCAATGGGATTTGCATCAG AATGTCACTCGCATAGCTTCGGCGCCAGATCCGTCCCGTCCTTGGCATACTGGTCCACCGCCAGCATCCTCTTCGGAGCCACATATCAACCTTTGGCCTCCACCTCCAACagcccagcagcagcagcagcaacagcaagtaGCACAGACTGTTTCTGGGAGTGTTATGGGTCAACCGGCACCAGTAACCCCGACGCAAACGCACCAACAGTTGCAAGACCAACGTCGTCGGTTGCACTACCATCTGGCTAGCATTTTTCCCGAGGAACAGGTCCAGGCAGTGTTGCAAATGTACCCCGATGAAACTAATCCGCAGAAGATTTGCGCCGCAATTCTGGCCATGTTTCCCAAGATGTAG